A part of Methanomassiliicoccales archaeon genomic DNA contains:
- a CDS encoding nucleotide sugar dehydrogenase codes for MTRYMQNKPSICVIGLGYIGLPTALLFANNGFNVSGCDINQNIVNLINSKKPPFNEEELLERLENAIDSGKLRAYTYPMASDVYIITVQTPYKEEICNAELGFLNNAVESIKPILKDGDLVIVESTIPPGTTLGPVCDALASIRNEKKIFIAHVPEHALVGKLFFELINNSRLIGGVDPESTDRAADLYSKVVKGKLIKTDATTAELVKIMENTYRDVNIALANELAKYAESIGVNIWEAIDAANKHPRVNIHRPGPGVGGECIAVDPLFLLNNDKVDMPLVRAARSVNDSMPQFVVNKIEKILSKSGQKQPMIALLGLSFKANVSDSRNSPSKDICHILDQKGIRYKAYDPHAAKGTVNNQVDNLMDALKGADLAVVLVDHDDFLRMCPKTIKGFMRTPVIFDTKNCLDHSEYRHAGFKTCLLGYKCN; via the coding sequence ATGACTAGATACATGCAGAACAAACCATCGATCTGCGTCATCGGTCTCGGTTACATCGGCTTGCCCACGGCTCTCCTTTTCGCCAATAATGGATTCAATGTTTCTGGATGTGATATTAATCAAAACATAGTGAATCTCATCAACTCAAAAAAACCTCCCTTCAACGAGGAGGAGCTGCTCGAACGACTGGAAAATGCAATAGACTCTGGTAAGTTAAGAGCTTATACATATCCAATGGCAAGCGATGTTTACATAATAACTGTCCAAACGCCTTATAAAGAAGAGATCTGTAATGCGGAGCTAGGATTCTTGAACAACGCTGTTGAGAGCATTAAGCCGATCCTAAAAGATGGCGACCTTGTCATTGTTGAATCGACAATTCCACCTGGAACAACATTAGGTCCTGTATGCGATGCTTTGGCCTCCATAAGAAATGAGAAAAAAATATTCATTGCGCACGTCCCCGAACATGCGCTCGTTGGGAAATTGTTCTTTGAATTGATCAATAACTCAAGGTTAATTGGCGGGGTCGACCCTGAGTCGACGGATAGGGCGGCCGACCTGTACTCCAAGGTTGTGAAAGGGAAATTGATCAAGACGGATGCAACTACCGCGGAGCTCGTCAAGATTATGGAGAACACATATCGTGATGTCAATATTGCATTGGCCAATGAGCTCGCCAAGTATGCAGAGAGCATCGGAGTCAACATTTGGGAGGCGATCGACGCAGCTAATAAGCACCCAAGGGTGAACATACATCGACCGGGACCGGGAGTGGGGGGAGAATGCATTGCTGTAGACCCGTTGTTCCTTCTCAACAACGACAAGGTCGATATGCCATTGGTAAGAGCAGCGAGGTCGGTGAACGACTCTATGCCTCAGTTCGTAGTAAATAAGATTGAGAAAATACTATCAAAATCTGGTCAAAAGCAACCAATGATAGCATTGCTCGGCCTTTCGTTCAAGGCAAATGTATCAGACTCGAGGAACAGTCCTTCAAAGGACATTTGCCACATCCTTGATCAGAAGGGTATTAGATATAAGGCCTACGATCCTCACGCGGCAAAAGGAACGGTCAATAATCAGGTCGACAACCTGATGGATGCGTTAAAAGGGGCTGACTTGGCCGTTGTCCTTGTGGATCATGATGATTTCTTGAGGATGTGCCCTAAGACCATAAAGGGTTTCATGCGCACACCGGTCATATTCGATACTAAGAATTGCTTGGACCACTCTGAGTATCGTCATGCAGGTTTCAAGACTTGTTTGCTAGGATACAAGTGCAATTGA
- a CDS encoding glycosyltransferase family 2 protein gives MRTLLRTSIEPSDFYQITKEFDIKKDTGRITISIPKKASSHQWVQVFDRGYDVPSSDRFHQKSAYKDDTDVIDISVSVESEGQGEFVLAVLQYDDEKRILNDNKAFKVKKGQSKFNMTSVRHIRAKSFKVRINIGSDPLNFTIDDFIIWQKSALSEEYIEWSRIQKVREKVNLLDYMDPVPGSHEVIIHNPFWSGYDFSKERMGYSHLISVIVPIYNTSEYLPKCIDSLLAQTIKDIEIILINDGSKDNSLEIMKSYQSRYPEKIKIIDQENQGQGAARNEGIKASTGRYIMFLDSDDEYVPNACEMLFWVAKKYCCDMVVGRIAWNLNSKIIPQESHEKKLVKYLSRRFINIRNDQSAMFMNIVCTLYSSQLLKENNIMFPEGVFWEDMPFALQAWYYSKNIGVCSEIVYLRTMRDDSTTKTYNFKLINDKIEISKMISQRFNEYGLHSMYKYFDWVIKDIDERIELIHSEDERIKALKLWSVEKKNLTKLRKYHEIKFLRNKN, from the coding sequence ATGAGAACATTATTACGGACATCGATCGAACCATCGGATTTTTATCAGATAACAAAAGAGTTTGATATCAAGAAAGATACTGGAAGGATAACGATTTCGATTCCAAAGAAGGCATCTTCCCATCAATGGGTCCAGGTGTTCGATAGAGGTTATGATGTCCCGTCATCGGACAGATTTCATCAAAAATCAGCCTATAAAGATGATACAGATGTGATAGATATCTCCGTTTCCGTTGAATCCGAGGGTCAAGGTGAGTTTGTTCTAGCAGTTCTACAATATGATGATGAAAAAAGGATTCTAAATGATAACAAGGCGTTCAAAGTAAAAAAGGGTCAATCGAAGTTCAATATGACCTCGGTTCGACATATAAGAGCGAAATCATTTAAAGTAAGGATAAATATTGGTTCAGATCCGTTAAATTTTACAATTGATGATTTTATAATCTGGCAAAAAAGCGCGCTATCAGAAGAATATATTGAATGGAGCCGCATCCAGAAGGTTAGAGAGAAAGTGAATCTATTGGACTATATGGATCCCGTTCCAGGATCGCATGAGGTGATAATACACAATCCGTTCTGGAGCGGTTACGATTTTTCGAAAGAACGGATGGGTTATAGTCATCTAATATCGGTCATAGTCCCTATTTACAACACAAGCGAATATCTTCCTAAATGTATCGATTCGTTGCTGGCCCAGACAATAAAAGATATTGAGATAATTCTCATCAATGACGGTTCCAAGGATAACTCATTAGAAATAATGAAATCGTATCAAAGTAGGTACCCTGAAAAAATAAAGATTATTGATCAGGAAAATCAAGGACAGGGAGCCGCCAGAAACGAAGGTATTAAAGCCTCTACTGGCAGGTATATAATGTTCTTGGATTCGGACGATGAATATGTCCCAAATGCATGCGAAATGTTGTTCTGGGTAGCAAAAAAGTATTGCTGCGATATGGTAGTAGGACGGATTGCGTGGAATCTGAACTCTAAAATAATTCCTCAGGAAAGTCATGAGAAGAAGTTAGTTAAATATCTCAGTCGAAGATTTATCAATATAAGGAACGACCAGTCAGCGATGTTCATGAACATTGTCTGCACTCTATATTCGAGCCAATTATTAAAAGAAAATAATATAATGTTTCCGGAGGGCGTATTTTGGGAAGACATGCCGTTTGCTCTTCAGGCATGGTATTATTCAAAAAATATCGGTGTTTGTTCAGAAATTGTTTATTTGAGGACTATGAGAGACGATTCTACTACGAAAACTTATAATTTTAAACTGATCAATGATAAAATTGAAATTTCTAAAATGATCAGTCAAAGATTTAATGAATATGGTTTACATAGCATGTATAAATATTTTGACTGGGTAATAAAAGATATTGATGAGAGGATAGAATTGATACATTCAGAAGATGAAAGGATAAAAGCACTAAAATTATGGTCAGTGGAAAAGAAGAATTTGACAAAATTACGGAAATATCATGAGATCAAATTCTTAAGGAATAAGAATTAA